Proteins from a genomic interval of Gemmatimonas sp.:
- the glp gene encoding gephyrin-like molybdotransferase Glp — protein sequence MTAGAGMGPASGLSFADALAAVLAPVAGRAISTERVGLADALGRVLAQNITSRLALPAWDNAGMDGYAVQGADVLGATAASPRVLPVIGTSVAGSDPTALPWVQQGTAVRIMTGAPLPPGADAVVRLEDSDRGEDTVHITSDRDVQGRGNVRPRGEDIAANAVLFGRGTSLRAAHLGALASIGAAEVPVFRQPRVTIVSSGDELVLLDRFDEVLAGHRLVSSSSYALPALLRGAGAQVTMAPLVSDSLDALTTALARALDAGCDLLVTTGGVSVGAHDYTRDALAALGGTQGFWRARIRPGGPIGTGMVRDVPWLGLPGNPVSTLVTAALFAWPLIRALGGHAGVHHARIPVRMMDSADTPAALRYFLRVTLGVGSDGLLEARLSGAQGSNLLRTMALADALLEVPEVMTRVDAGAMMHAILLPDAPPLLPMAAALPHTGS from the coding sequence GTGACCGCAGGCGCAGGGATGGGGCCGGCGTCGGGACTCTCCTTTGCCGACGCGCTGGCGGCCGTGCTGGCACCGGTGGCCGGACGTGCCATCTCCACGGAACGCGTCGGCCTGGCAGATGCGTTGGGGCGCGTGCTGGCGCAGAACATCACGAGTCGTTTGGCGCTCCCCGCCTGGGACAATGCCGGCATGGACGGCTACGCCGTGCAGGGGGCCGATGTGCTGGGCGCCACGGCCGCGTCACCGCGTGTCCTGCCGGTGATCGGCACCAGCGTCGCCGGCAGCGATCCGACGGCGCTGCCATGGGTGCAGCAGGGAACGGCCGTGCGGATCATGACGGGCGCGCCGCTCCCGCCCGGCGCCGACGCGGTCGTTCGCCTCGAGGATTCGGATCGGGGTGAAGACACGGTGCACATCACGAGCGATCGCGATGTGCAGGGGCGCGGCAATGTGCGCCCGCGCGGCGAGGACATCGCCGCCAACGCGGTGCTGTTCGGGCGTGGCACGTCGTTGCGGGCTGCGCACCTGGGCGCCCTCGCGTCCATTGGCGCCGCCGAGGTCCCGGTGTTTCGGCAGCCGCGGGTCACGATCGTGTCGAGCGGCGATGAGCTGGTGCTGCTCGATCGCTTCGACGAGGTGCTGGCGGGGCACCGCCTGGTATCGTCGAGCAGTTATGCGCTGCCGGCGCTGCTGCGCGGAGCAGGCGCGCAGGTGACCATGGCCCCGCTGGTCTCGGATTCGCTCGACGCCCTTACGACAGCGCTCGCGCGTGCGCTCGACGCCGGATGCGACCTGCTGGTGACCACCGGCGGCGTCTCGGTAGGAGCGCACGATTACACGCGGGATGCACTCGCGGCGCTGGGGGGCACCCAAGGGTTCTGGCGGGCCCGCATTCGCCCTGGCGGCCCAATTGGCACCGGTATGGTGCGCGATGTGCCGTGGCTGGGGCTGCCGGGCAATCCGGTATCGACGCTGGTGACGGCGGCCCTGTTCGCGTGGCCGCTCATTCGGGCGCTGGGTGGGCACGCCGGCGTACACCACGCACGTATCCCGGTGCGCATGATGGACAGCGCCGACACGCCGGCCGCGCTGCGCTACTTTCTGCGCGTGACGCTCGGCGTTGGCAGCGATGGGCTGCTGGAGGCCCGGCTGTCGGGGGCGCAGGGTTCGAATCTGTTGCGCACCATGGCGCTCGCCGACGCGTTGCTGGAGGTGCCCGAGGTGATGACACGCGTGGATGCCGGCGCCATGATGCACGCCATCCTGCTTCCCGACGCCCCCCCGCTGCTGCCCATGGCCGCGGCTCTGCCGCACACCGGGTCGTGA
- the dacB gene encoding D-alanyl-D-alanine carboxypeptidase/D-alanyl-D-alanine-endopeptidase, with the protein MMRRLLAVTLGVGATTACAARPPQARPPQAVLQPHQPEPVAPYMMPVATVPAPTLRDRIRYTVDSVVAAPMWRNARLGILIVDPESGDTLASHDADRLFMPASNQKLLTGAIATTLLGPDFRWRTPVLLHGVQRGSTWHGNVYLQGSGDPSISDALRGGRASSAFDAAVEALSARGVRRIAGRVLPVGDALPGLSTGYGWAWDDFDAAYSAAIDELMYNEGELYVTVHAGRRVGAPVRVQTAPTRRYPSVVVDAVTRDSTPLPAGTRPPRLQAAYDSIGRALIVSGTLALGDSARFTVAYRHPNDAFVAAFTESLAERGITVQQKRLARRDTAARAIDTLAVITSPPFADVLRRMEKPSQNQMAELFFRTVALQQTGNGSADSAQAVGARALAAWGVTANDAAYRDGSGLSRHDYVTPRAIVKVLDAMRRSPHDMLFRQALPIAGVDGTIRSRMRGTPAEGNVRAKTGTLDKARALSGYVTTANGRVLLFSMMMNNFTVPTREVERVQDLLAAMLAGGTLVAGSGS; encoded by the coding sequence ATGATGCGGCGCCTGCTCGCCGTGACGCTGGGCGTCGGTGCCACTACGGCCTGTGCGGCGCGACCGCCGCAGGCGCGACCGCCGCAGGCGGTGCTCCAGCCGCATCAGCCGGAGCCGGTGGCTCCCTACATGATGCCCGTGGCCACGGTGCCGGCCCCCACCCTGCGCGACCGGATCCGCTACACCGTGGACTCCGTCGTGGCTGCTCCCATGTGGCGCAACGCCCGCCTGGGCATCCTGATCGTCGACCCCGAGTCGGGGGACACGCTCGCCAGTCACGATGCCGACCGGTTGTTCATGCCGGCCTCCAACCAGAAGCTGCTGACCGGCGCGATTGCGACGACGCTGCTGGGGCCCGACTTCCGGTGGCGCACGCCGGTGCTGCTGCACGGCGTGCAGCGCGGCTCCACGTGGCACGGCAATGTGTACCTGCAGGGGAGCGGCGATCCGAGCATCAGCGACGCACTGCGCGGTGGTCGTGCCAGTTCGGCGTTCGACGCGGCCGTGGAGGCACTCTCGGCCCGCGGCGTACGCCGCATTGCCGGACGCGTACTCCCCGTCGGTGATGCGCTGCCCGGGCTGAGCACAGGCTACGGGTGGGCCTGGGACGATTTCGATGCGGCTTACAGTGCGGCGATCGACGAGCTGATGTACAACGAGGGGGAGCTGTACGTCACCGTGCACGCCGGTCGTCGCGTGGGTGCTCCGGTACGGGTGCAGACCGCGCCCACCCGGCGCTATCCGTCGGTGGTGGTGGATGCCGTGACACGCGACAGCACACCGCTCCCCGCCGGCACCCGCCCGCCGCGCCTGCAGGCGGCGTACGACAGTATCGGACGGGCGCTGATCGTGTCGGGGACGCTCGCGCTTGGCGACAGCGCGCGATTCACGGTGGCGTATCGGCACCCCAACGATGCCTTCGTGGCGGCCTTCACCGAGTCGCTGGCCGAACGCGGCATCACGGTGCAGCAGAAGCGGCTGGCCAGGCGCGACACCGCGGCGCGGGCCATCGACACGCTGGCCGTGATCACCTCGCCGCCCTTTGCCGACGTGCTGCGGCGCATGGAGAAACCGTCGCAGAACCAGATGGCCGAACTGTTCTTCCGGACGGTGGCCCTGCAGCAGACGGGCAACGGGTCGGCCGACAGTGCGCAGGCCGTTGGCGCACGCGCGCTGGCCGCCTGGGGGGTGACGGCGAACGATGCCGCGTATCGTGATGGCAGCGGTCTCTCGCGCCACGACTACGTGACGCCGCGCGCGATTGTGAAGGTGCTCGACGCCATGCGCCGCTCGCCGCACGACATGCTCTTTCGCCAGGCGCTCCCGATTGCCGGCGTGGATGGCACCATTCGGAGCCGCATGCGTGGCACACCGGCCGAGGGCAATGTGCGCGCCAAGACCGGCACGCTCGACAAGGCGCGTGCGCTCAGTGGCTACGTAACCACCGCCAACGGGCGGGTGCTGCTCTTCTCCATGATGATGAACAACTTCACGGTGCCCACCCGCGAGGTGGAGCGCGTACAGGATCTGCTCGCGGCCATGCTCGCGGGCGGCACACTCGTGGCGGGAAGCGGTTCGTGA
- a CDS encoding 6-carboxytetrahydropterin synthase, whose product MPRTSLTRRVTFAAAHRYRRPDWSDQENAEVFGACAHPHYHGHTYVCDVTVAGPVDEETGFLVDLGFLDHVLQREVRDRFDHRNINLDVPEFADGKMIPTGELLSRFICERVQAALAHTTARVIKVHLAEDATLSSCYEVDA is encoded by the coding sequence ATGCCCCGCACGTCGCTCACCCGTCGCGTGACCTTCGCCGCCGCCCATCGGTACCGTCGCCCCGACTGGAGCGACCAGGAGAACGCCGAGGTGTTTGGCGCCTGTGCCCACCCGCACTACCATGGGCACACGTACGTGTGTGATGTGACGGTCGCCGGTCCGGTAGACGAGGAAACAGGATTTCTCGTGGATCTCGGCTTCCTCGACCACGTGCTGCAGCGGGAGGTGCGCGACCGGTTCGATCATCGCAACATCAATCTCGATGTACCGGAGTTTGCCGACGGCAAGATGATCCCCACGGGTGAGCTGCTGTCGCGCTTCATCTGCGAGCGGGTGCAGGCCGCGCTGGCGCACACCACCGCCCGGGTGATCAAGGTGCACCTGGCGGAGGATGCCACCTTGAGCAGCTGCTACGAGGTGGACGCATGA
- the gpmI gene encoding 2,3-bisphosphoglycerate-independent phosphoglycerate mutase, producing MPARVDRAVALIILDGWGYREECEANAICLADTPNWDRIWSHGSRTLLTASGTAVGLPEGQMGNSEVGHLNLGAGRVVMQDLVRIGSAIDTGRFFENPALLQACAHVRFNHGTLHLLGLLGDGGVHAFQAHLYALVELAVQQQVPRVVLHALLDGRDTPPQSALGFLRETLATIAGKAQLASVCGRYYGMDRDNRWERTQLWYDAAVRGQAPVEPDALAALERSYAAGVHDEFVKPWVMPGPDGAALAPMVDGDAVVSFNFRSDRMRQPMRALAFPDFDGFDTGSRPLVQIVTMTQYDDTFPFPVAFGPQSMNNLVGEVIAKAGLTQLRTAETEKYPHVTFFFNGGHEQPLPGEDRRVVPSPKVATYDLQPEMSAGAVCDVLCDALAHRTHDFMLCNFANTDMVGHTGSLAAAIKAAEAVDACLGRVLEAAAAGGARLIITADHGNADLMIDPDTHQPHTAHTTNPVPLVILDPDETAPLRSGGALCDVGPTALALLGLPLPSDITGRDLRVRPSDSPS from the coding sequence ATGCCTGCACGCGTAGATCGCGCGGTGGCGCTCATCATTTTGGATGGGTGGGGGTACCGCGAAGAGTGTGAGGCGAACGCGATCTGCCTCGCCGACACGCCCAACTGGGACCGTATCTGGTCGCACGGGTCCCGCACGCTGCTCACCGCATCGGGAACGGCGGTGGGGTTGCCCGAAGGACAGATGGGCAACAGTGAAGTGGGGCACCTCAACCTCGGGGCCGGGCGCGTGGTCATGCAGGATCTGGTGCGCATCGGCAGCGCCATCGACACCGGCCGCTTCTTCGAGAATCCCGCGCTGCTCCAGGCGTGCGCGCATGTGCGCTTCAACCACGGCACCCTGCATCTGCTGGGCCTGCTGGGCGACGGCGGCGTGCATGCGTTCCAGGCGCACCTGTATGCGCTCGTGGAGCTGGCGGTGCAGCAGCAGGTGCCGCGCGTGGTGCTGCACGCCCTGCTCGACGGACGCGATACCCCGCCGCAGAGCGCCCTGGGCTTCCTGCGTGAGACGCTCGCCACGATCGCGGGCAAGGCGCAGCTGGCCAGTGTGTGCGGTCGCTACTACGGCATGGACCGCGACAACCGGTGGGAGCGCACGCAGCTCTGGTACGACGCGGCGGTGCGTGGCCAGGCCCCGGTGGAGCCGGACGCGCTGGCCGCCCTCGAGCGCTCGTATGCGGCGGGGGTGCACGACGAGTTCGTGAAGCCGTGGGTCATGCCGGGGCCGGACGGTGCCGCGCTGGCTCCGATGGTGGATGGCGATGCCGTCGTGAGCTTCAATTTCCGCAGCGACCGCATGCGCCAGCCCATGCGCGCGCTCGCGTTTCCCGACTTCGACGGGTTCGACACGGGGTCTCGCCCGCTGGTGCAGATCGTCACGATGACGCAGTACGACGATACGTTTCCGTTTCCGGTGGCGTTCGGCCCCCAATCGATGAACAACCTGGTGGGCGAAGTGATTGCCAAGGCGGGGCTGACGCAGCTGCGCACGGCGGAGACGGAGAAGTACCCGCACGTGACGTTCTTCTTCAACGGCGGCCACGAGCAGCCGCTCCCCGGCGAAGACCGGCGGGTGGTGCCGAGTCCCAAAGTGGCCACGTACGACCTGCAGCCGGAGATGAGTGCCGGGGCGGTGTGCGACGTGCTCTGTGATGCGCTGGCACACCGCACGCATGACTTCATGCTGTGCAACTTCGCCAACACGGATATGGTGGGGCACACCGGGTCGCTCGCTGCCGCCATCAAGGCCGCGGAAGCCGTGGATGCCTGCCTTGGTCGGGTGTTGGAGGCCGCGGCCGCCGGTGGCGCGCGGCTCATCATCACGGCCGATCATGGCAACGCCGATCTCATGATCGATCCGGACACGCACCAGCCGCACACGGCACACACCACCAATCCGGTCCCTCTGGTCATCCTCGATCCCGACGAGACCGCGCCGCTGCGCAGCGGCGGCGCGCTGTGCGACGTGGGGCCCACGGCGCTGGCGCTGCTCGGGCTTCCCCTGCCTTCCGACATCACCGGGCGCGATCTTCGCGTCCGTCCTTCCGATTCTCCGTCCTGA
- a CDS encoding L,D-transpeptidase, producing the protein MRVRRRTLVLVLSLVALLLVDGLLLRRRARYREETARLRAGMSELEQKRADAIMAANVDKATLMLELMRRQARGDAALHLAVNTDSGYVALDRGGARLRTMPARIGPERRVGSGADTAHVVIPRGVRSIERLLGASDAWPLPDWLWADRGLPPVAKHATPGWTGTHAIVTTGGTLLYAVPGSGPLADSSYVMPGSVRLDAGDLRAIRENLTPGTRVYFY; encoded by the coding sequence ATGCGTGTTCGTCGTCGGACGCTGGTGTTGGTCCTGTCATTGGTGGCGTTGCTCCTCGTGGATGGTTTGCTGCTGCGGCGGCGCGCGCGCTACCGGGAGGAGACGGCGCGGTTGCGGGCCGGTATGTCCGAACTCGAGCAGAAGCGGGCCGACGCCATCATGGCGGCGAATGTCGACAAGGCCACCCTCATGCTCGAACTCATGCGGCGGCAGGCCCGGGGCGACGCCGCTCTCCACCTCGCGGTGAACACCGATTCGGGGTACGTGGCCCTCGACCGGGGGGGCGCACGGCTGCGCACGATGCCCGCCCGCATCGGCCCCGAGCGGCGGGTTGGAAGCGGCGCCGATACGGCGCACGTGGTCATTCCCCGGGGGGTACGCAGCATCGAGCGCCTGCTCGGCGCGTCCGACGCGTGGCCGCTCCCCGACTGGCTCTGGGCCGACCGCGGCCTGCCCCCCGTGGCCAAGCATGCGACGCCTGGGTGGACTGGGACGCACGCGATCGTGACCACAGGGGGAACCCTGCTGTACGCCGTGCCCGGCAGCGGCCCGCTCGCCGACAGCAGTTATGTGATGCCCGGCTCCGTGCGCCTCGACGCCGGCGACTTGCGGGCCATACGCGAGAACCTCACCCCGGGTACCCGGGTGTACTTCTACTGA
- a CDS encoding L,D-transpeptidase has product MTLHAVPPAPGKARSRAPRRGWRGAPLWLLALTILALGFTGWLTVVTLRARFERDVARLVFNDNSEALEQITLQAGLGADSLRAELAATPQAPADSSYIVVSITDRRLWYKRGDSVLFTAPVATGSGKQLVVKGGAKVLRFETPRGRLAVQRRDSAPAWIPPDWHYQEQANKRRLGLTQLVRGKPLPLRDGGQITVKGNDVVRVTPDGAVRPLAATDGREIVADGTIIIPPFGTNQRKYPDVLGSYRLYLGDGYALHGTNNPASVGQAVSHGCVRLRNEDIAALYHRVAVGTPVFIY; this is encoded by the coding sequence ATGACCCTGCACGCGGTACCCCCGGCGCCCGGCAAGGCCCGGTCACGCGCGCCGCGACGTGGCTGGCGCGGCGCGCCCCTCTGGCTCCTGGCGCTCACCATCCTGGCACTCGGGTTCACCGGCTGGCTGACCGTGGTCACCTTGCGCGCGCGCTTCGAGCGCGACGTGGCGCGGCTGGTGTTCAATGACAATTCCGAGGCGCTCGAACAGATCACCCTGCAGGCCGGCCTCGGCGCCGACAGCCTGCGCGCCGAGCTGGCCGCCACCCCCCAGGCGCCGGCGGACTCCTCGTACATCGTGGTGTCCATCACCGACCGCCGCCTGTGGTACAAGCGCGGCGACAGCGTGCTCTTCACGGCGCCCGTGGCGACCGGCTCGGGGAAGCAGCTGGTCGTGAAGGGCGGCGCCAAGGTCCTGCGCTTCGAAACGCCCCGCGGCCGGCTGGCGGTGCAGCGTCGGGACTCCGCGCCCGCATGGATTCCGCCCGACTGGCACTATCAGGAACAGGCCAACAAGCGACGGCTCGGCCTCACCCAGCTGGTGCGCGGCAAGCCTCTGCCATTACGCGACGGCGGGCAGATCACCGTGAAAGGGAACGATGTCGTGCGCGTGACCCCCGATGGCGCGGTCCGGCCGCTGGCGGCCACGGACGGCCGGGAGATCGTGGCCGATGGCACGATTATCATTCCGCCATTCGGAACAAATCAGCGCAAGTATCCAGACGTGCTCGGCAGCTACCGACTCTATCTGGGGGATGGCTACGCCCTGCACGGCACCAACAACCCGGCGTCGGTGGGGCAGGCGGTGAGCCACGGATGCGTGCGGCTGCGGAACGAAGACATCGCGGCGCTGTACCACCGCGTGGCCGTTGGCACCCCGGTCTTCATCTACTGA
- a CDS encoding D-Ala-D-Ala carboxypeptidase family metallohydrolase, which produces MSATTVRALTPDTRAAAPRTASLPGLDSLRGVSRKLRARFLAPHRAATIPVLRLLFGDSAATRPGVYAANDSAGAFHFITMRPFADKVRGRIGAYRIGFFPAERRARGGSYGNPEGFLEVTAGNADTPISEHFRLRDFLTKDQTSVWPKYLVLREPLVDKLELVLQELRTMGVHAATLRVMSGFRTPQYNQQGVGSGGRANDSRHQYGDAADVYVVNGARDWMSDLNADGRVDTRDARLLAQAAERVEREHPELVGGIGVYKATSAHGPFVHIDVRGTRARWGEL; this is translated from the coding sequence ATGTCGGCCACAACGGTACGGGCCCTGACGCCCGACACCCGTGCGGCCGCGCCGCGCACCGCGTCGCTGCCGGGGCTCGACTCCCTCCGTGGCGTGAGTCGCAAGCTTCGGGCCCGATTTCTCGCCCCGCACCGCGCCGCCACCATCCCGGTCCTGCGCCTGCTCTTCGGGGACTCGGCCGCCACGCGGCCTGGGGTGTACGCCGCCAACGATTCAGCGGGCGCGTTTCATTTCATCACCATGCGCCCCTTCGCCGACAAGGTGCGCGGGCGCATTGGTGCCTATCGCATTGGCTTCTTTCCGGCCGAAAGGCGGGCGCGTGGCGGCAGCTACGGCAATCCCGAGGGCTTCCTGGAAGTCACGGCCGGCAATGCCGATACGCCCATTTCCGAGCATTTCCGCCTGCGCGACTTCCTGACCAAGGATCAGACGAGCGTGTGGCCCAAGTACCTCGTGCTGCGCGAGCCGCTCGTGGACAAGCTCGAGCTGGTCTTGCAGGAGCTGCGCACCATGGGCGTGCACGCGGCCACCTTGCGCGTCATGTCCGGCTTCCGCACGCCGCAGTACAACCAGCAGGGCGTGGGTAGCGGCGGGCGGGCCAACGACAGTCGCCACCAGTACGGGGATGCCGCCGACGTGTACGTCGTGAATGGCGCGCGCGACTGGATGAGCGATCTCAATGCCGACGGCCGTGTCGATACGCGCGACGCGCGCCTGCTGGCCCAGGCCGCCGAGCGGGTGGAGCGCGAGCATCCGGAGCTGGTGGGCGGCATTGGCGTGTACAAGGCCACGAGTGCGCATGGCCCGTTCGTGCACATCGATGTGCGTGGGACCCGCGCGCGGTGGGGGGAGCTGTGA
- a CDS encoding D-Ala-D-Ala carboxypeptidase family metallohydrolase yields MIQRRTALVLSGLIAITAAVLYQPPGELFADSSAESFRRAVPRVDVGAAARGASGEIKMHFVRAGERVALPLEIRGASGSLGFRYQWVAVGSGESGDVVRPLEGDTLLAPLTPGFYELEVTRHGVTQRLEEPRLAVMVPFELKLGSTLNGYQIGRYPAEWSRDDAAEKPLGFAEVHEEHLDLPLTKHLRVRDFITHDRQTMWPKYVAVDPRVLDKIELVLRELARRRGEESASFMLEVHSGFRTPLHNAGVEGSARDSRHLYGDAADVAIDADGDGQLTLFDAYRVEQAVDWVERAHPELAGGLGVYSSRRYATPYCHIDARGERKRWRG; encoded by the coding sequence ATGATACAGCGTCGTACGGCGCTCGTGCTGAGCGGCCTCATTGCCATCACGGCGGCGGTGCTCTATCAGCCGCCCGGTGAGCTCTTTGCCGACTCGTCCGCCGAGAGCTTCCGCCGTGCCGTGCCCCGCGTGGACGTGGGCGCCGCGGCCCGGGGGGCCAGTGGCGAAATCAAGATGCATTTCGTGCGCGCCGGCGAGCGGGTTGCGCTGCCGCTCGAGATCCGCGGGGCGTCGGGGTCGCTCGGGTTCCGGTATCAGTGGGTGGCCGTCGGCAGCGGCGAGTCGGGTGACGTCGTGCGTCCCCTCGAGGGCGACACGCTGCTCGCTCCGCTCACCCCCGGGTTTTACGAGCTCGAGGTCACGCGCCACGGCGTTACGCAACGTCTTGAGGAGCCGCGGCTGGCGGTGATGGTGCCCTTCGAACTCAAGCTGGGGAGCACCCTCAACGGCTACCAGATCGGACGCTACCCCGCCGAGTGGTCGCGCGATGACGCGGCGGAAAAGCCGCTGGGCTTCGCCGAAGTGCACGAGGAACACCTCGACCTGCCGCTCACCAAGCACCTGCGCGTGCGCGACTTCATCACCCACGACCGGCAGACCATGTGGCCGAAGTACGTGGCCGTCGATCCGCGCGTGCTCGACAAGATCGAGCTGGTGCTGCGCGAATTGGCCCGCCGTCGCGGCGAGGAGAGTGCCTCGTTCATGCTGGAAGTGCACAGCGGCTTCCGCACGCCGCTGCACAACGCCGGGGTGGAAGGCTCCGCGCGCGACTCGCGCCACCTGTATGGAGACGCCGCCGATGTGGCCATTGATGCCGACGGCGACGGGCAGCTCACCCTGTTCGATGCGTACCGGGTGGAGCAGGCGGTGGATTGGGTCGAACGGGCGCACCCCGAGCTCGCCGGCGGCCTGG